A genomic stretch from Fusarium musae strain F31 chromosome 9, whole genome shotgun sequence includes:
- a CDS encoding hypothetical protein (EggNog:ENOG41) has translation MATQESEKAPVSPVTQDKNELESGSVQPNKSEAESLLGTWDGDSDSGHPYNWSHPRKWAITLLLSGGGLVTLMSGAMLAPALETISHDLHTDAEETQIFLSIFVLAFAFGPMVLSPLAEVFGRRPTWMASSCFYILWNTVAGFSKSSGLLIASRLLSGLGASAEFAVTNPVLSDMWRAEERGTSFAISTFIPLLGPALGPIIGGAVTQTVGWRWTFWVLSIFDGILVVTALLVFDETYEVVLLERRAARLRKETGRAYFTEHMTSSERSLRPVLLRALSRPFRLLFTQPILQVIAIFLAYNFGILYIVLSTFATLWIERYGQSEWESGLHYFALVIGYTVAAQGGAIIMDKLWGYLKKKAGDDTAPEYRVPLMLPGAILIPLGLFLYGWSADRHTAWIVPDIGIGIFGCGIILNTQALQAYVMDAFRKYVASASAASQFLRSIAGFAFPIFAPAMYRKLDYGWGNSLLALVFIILGWPAPFLLWRYGATLRAKGTPQW, from the exons ATGGCTACCCAGGAGAGCGAGAAAGCTCCAGTCAGCCCAGTCACTCAAGACAAAAATGAACTCGAATCAGGGAGTGTCCAGCCAAATAAGTCAGAGGCAGAGTCACTACTG GGAACTTGGGACGGAGACAGCGATTCAGGACATCCATATAACTGGTCTCACCCGCGCAAATGGGCCATCACTCTATTACTCTCGGGCGGCGGCCTGGTCACTCTCATGTCAGGCGCCATGCTCGCCCCAGCTCTCGAGACAATCTCCCACGATCTGCACACCGACGCGGAGGAAACACAGATCTTCCTGTCAATCTTCGTTCTCGCATTCGCCTTTGGTCCCATGGTTCTCTCCCCTCTAGCTGAAGTCTTCGGACGGCGTCCAACGTGGATGGCTTCCAGCTGCTTCTATATCCTTTGGAACACTGTTGCGGGGTTCAGTAAGTCAAGCGGTCTGTTGATTGCAAGCCGTCTCCTCTCGGGTCTTGGGGCAAGCGCTGAGTTTGCTGTGACAAACCCGGTTCTATCGGATATGTGGCGGGCGGAAGAGAGAGGCACTTCATTTGCTATCTCTACCTTTATCCCGCTCTTGGGTCCGGCGCTTGGGCCTATCATCGGCGGTGCGGTCACTCAGACCGTGGGCTGGCGCTGGACCTTCTGGGTGCTCTCCATCTTCGATGGTATCTTGGTCGTCACCGCTCTCCTCGTGTTCGACGAGACCTATGAGGTTGTTCTGCTGGAGAGGAGAGCTGCCCGTTTGCGCAAGGAGACCGGCAGGGCTTACTTCACAGAACATATGACTTCTTCAGAACGAAGTCTTCGTCCAGTTCTGCTCAGGGCACTCAGTCGGCCATTCCGCCTCCTCTTCACGCAGCCCATACTCCAAGTCATTGCGATATTCCTGGCTTATAATTTTGGAATCCTGTACATCGTTCTCTCCACGTTTGCGACTCTGTGGATTGAGCGATACGGCCAGTCAGAATGGGAGAGCGGCTTGCATTACTTCGCCCTAGTCATAGGTTACACAGTGGCAGCACAGGGCGGCGCTATCATCATGGACAAGCTTTGGGGATATCTCAAGAAGAAAGCTGGCGACGACACGGCACCTGAGTATCGCGTTCCCCTAATGCTACCTGGAGCCATCCTGATCCCTCTCGGTCTGTTTCTCTATGGCTGGTCAGCAGACAGGCATACTGCTTGGATAGTCCCAGAcatcggcatcggcatctTTGGTTGTGGTATCATTCTCAATACACAGGCTCTACAAGCATATGTTATGGACGCTTTCCGTAAGTATGTCGCCTCCGCAAGTGCTGCCTCGCAGTTCCTTCGGAGCATTGCAGGGTTTGCCTTTCCCATTTTTGCCCCGGCAATGTATCGGAAACTTGACTATGGATGGGGAAATAGCCTGCTTGCCTTGGTGTTCATCATCCTGGGCTGGCCGGCCCCGTTCCTGTTGTGGAGGTACGGTGCGACTCTTCGAGCCAAAGGCACGCCGCAATGGTAG